A genomic window from Hyalangium minutum includes:
- a CDS encoding TIGR04282 family arsenosugar biosynthesis glycosyltransferase, with protein MESGSTQRGYILILAKPPRPGVAKTRLTPAVGGEGAGVLANAFLQDIWAPLHALTWARPVIVMGVGGREDLQLEGEVDVWALEQSVEKVAFWAMERALEEAPFFILCPSDIPGMPVSRLEAAYHALQYQDVVLGADHSDIPYLIGVRREARHRYGGFSFLKGPETTKIIGDLRNLGASVTILQPWFDVDQPEDLDRLHGMLQRGEAVAPRTAAALRELGYTPGQRKP; from the coding sequence TTGGAGAGCGGCTCGACGCAGCGTGGCTACATCCTCATCCTCGCCAAGCCCCCTCGGCCGGGAGTGGCCAAGACGCGCCTCACTCCCGCCGTGGGAGGGGAGGGGGCGGGGGTTCTCGCGAACGCTTTCCTCCAGGACATCTGGGCTCCCCTTCATGCGCTGACGTGGGCGCGCCCCGTCATCGTCATGGGAGTAGGGGGACGCGAGGACTTGCAGCTGGAGGGGGAGGTTGATGTCTGGGCACTCGAGCAGAGCGTCGAGAAGGTCGCGTTCTGGGCCATGGAGCGCGCCTTGGAGGAGGCTCCCTTCTTCATTCTGTGCCCCAGCGACATTCCCGGCATGCCGGTGAGCCGGCTCGAAGCCGCATACCACGCGCTCCAGTATCAGGATGTGGTGCTCGGCGCGGATCACTCAGACATCCCCTATCTGATCGGTGTCCGGCGCGAGGCGAGACATAGGTACGGGGGCTTCTCGTTTCTGAAGGGGCCCGAGACGACAAAGATCATCGGCGACCTGAGGAACCTGGGGGCCAGTGTGACGATCCTCCAGCCCTGGTTCGACGTGGACCAGCCAGAGGATCTCGACAGGCTGCACGGCATGCTGCAGCGAGGCGAGGCCGTTGCCCCCCGTACCGCAGCGGCGCTTCGGGAACTGGGGTACACGCCAGGGCAGCGCAAGCCGTGA
- the ybaK gene encoding Cys-tRNA(Pro) deacylase — translation MKTNAARLLDTLGVKYELREYEVDPEDLSAETVAAKVGLPAEQVFKTLVARGDRTGVLMAVVPGDAELDLKALAKLSGDRKVDTVPLKELQPLTGFIRGGVTAIGGKKEYPVFVEETVELFDVISVSAGIRGTQILMAPADYLKVIKGKVGPISRPKS, via the coding sequence GTGAAGACGAACGCTGCCCGCCTGCTGGACACCCTTGGGGTGAAGTACGAGCTGCGCGAGTACGAGGTGGATCCCGAGGACCTCTCTGCGGAGACCGTCGCCGCGAAAGTGGGCCTGCCCGCGGAGCAGGTCTTCAAGACGCTGGTGGCGCGCGGAGACCGGACGGGCGTGCTGATGGCGGTGGTGCCAGGCGACGCGGAGCTGGACCTGAAGGCGCTAGCGAAGCTGAGCGGAGACCGGAAGGTAGACACGGTGCCGCTCAAGGAGCTTCAGCCACTGACGGGCTTCATCCGAGGCGGTGTGACAGCCATCGGCGGCAAGAAGGAGTACCCGGTCTTCGTAGAGGAGACAGTGGAGCTGTTCGATGTGATCTCGGTGTCCGCAGGCATTCGCGGCACGCAGATCCTCATGGCCCCTGCGGACTACTTGAAGGTGATCAAAGGCAAGGTCGGTCCCATCTCCCGCCCTAAGAGCTGA
- a CDS encoding Ig-like domain-containing protein translates to MKTQDVGANPGSGLVRYVAVLAALHLACGQPPLSPGEEPLGTTGSSLTSTMTGSMSAYRTGATATRLQNGKVLIAGGYNSGNLQSSELYDPATGTFTPTGSMSAARSTHTATLLNDGRVLVIGGASTNTCELYDPTTGTWSATGAMNVRREHTATLLPNGKVLVVGGVDDWGSTFAQSVLYNPATGTWQSTQSTHFTAVSRRRHAAARLADGRVLITGGTNGSQTYYSDAWLYDPVSDSWSQTGNTSIASALFTSLTLLPSGKVLMITWSTAKLYDPATGTWSDTQAPFSPREFHHVMVSPLGHAILFGGRSNDTPVGSVERYVASSGTWEVIGMLQRVRDFSAAALVGTDKILVAGGSGIWGNLYDAELLQDDGAACTAPNCGQEARYDSTLQAPKCGTVGNSCFSGVLVDGRGTVEFRWPNTLNRSCATESGDSYHVGLSIDSLKVYTADGTSFADGKTVTIEAKVWANSSAKLNLFKAADAANPSWQLITTLSPIGTTNTTQVFRTTYALPSGSLQAIRASLRYGTDTLPCTTYDYDDHDDLVFAVQSVPDTTPPATAITAPAAGATVSGSVTLSASASDARGVTKVEFYVGARLAGTDTSAPFSLSWNTLTDGNGSHTLTSKAYDAAGNVGTSSGVTVTVSNDLTPPSVSITAPTAGTTVSGTVSLQASASDDRGVVRVELYQGTTLIGTDTAAPYSLSWNSRTVANGIRSLTAKAYDAAGNVGTSAAVTVLVDNDVTSPTVSITSPTSGATVAGTVTITATASDDRGVQKVDFYRGSTLLGTDTSAPYGIDWNTLQGGNGTYSLTATVSDLAGNVGTATLSVTVNNPGGASYDPVLKAPKCGATGARCDSGALLSGRANLGPETNAPNTLQGSCADGTTGSYHGDESLDQIAIYTLDGTPFAPGKTVQIDVTVWAYTAGGSDKLDLYYASDATNPVWTYLTTLTPTATGSRVLSATYVLPSGTLQAVRGNFRYGGSAGTCTTGSYDDRDDLVFAVQ, encoded by the coding sequence ATGAAGACCCAGGACGTCGGCGCGAACCCAGGAAGTGGCCTCGTCAGGTACGTCGCGGTGCTGGCGGCTCTGCACCTCGCGTGCGGACAGCCTCCCCTCTCTCCCGGAGAAGAGCCCCTGGGGACGACGGGAAGCAGTCTCACCTCCACGATGACTGGCTCGATGTCCGCGTACCGGACCGGCGCCACCGCCACTCGCCTGCAGAATGGCAAGGTGCTCATCGCGGGCGGCTACAACAGCGGCAACCTGCAATCCAGCGAGCTCTACGACCCTGCGACCGGGACCTTCACCCCCACGGGCTCCATGAGCGCGGCGCGCTCCACCCACACGGCCACCCTCCTGAATGACGGACGGGTCCTCGTGATCGGAGGCGCGAGCACCAATACGTGCGAGCTGTACGATCCCACCACCGGCACCTGGAGCGCTACGGGAGCCATGAACGTGCGCCGCGAGCACACCGCGACGCTCCTCCCCAATGGCAAGGTCCTGGTCGTGGGAGGCGTGGACGACTGGGGATCCACCTTCGCGCAGTCCGTCCTCTACAACCCCGCCACTGGGACCTGGCAGTCCACGCAATCCACGCACTTCACGGCGGTCTCCCGGAGGCGCCACGCCGCCGCTCGCCTCGCCGACGGGCGGGTCCTGATCACCGGCGGCACCAACGGCAGTCAGACCTATTACAGCGATGCCTGGCTCTACGACCCGGTCTCCGACTCTTGGTCTCAGACCGGCAACACCTCCATCGCCAGCGCGCTCTTCACGAGCCTGACCCTGCTCCCGAGCGGCAAGGTCCTGATGATTACCTGGTCCACGGCCAAGCTCTACGATCCGGCCACCGGGACCTGGAGCGACACCCAGGCGCCGTTCTCCCCACGCGAATTCCACCATGTGATGGTTTCGCCCCTCGGCCACGCGATCCTCTTCGGAGGCCGCTCCAACGACACCCCGGTCGGCAGTGTCGAGCGCTATGTCGCCTCCAGCGGCACCTGGGAGGTCATCGGCATGCTGCAGCGGGTGCGCGACTTCTCCGCCGCCGCGCTCGTGGGCACGGACAAGATCCTGGTGGCCGGCGGCAGTGGCATCTGGGGGAACCTCTACGACGCCGAGCTCCTCCAGGACGATGGGGCCGCCTGCACGGCACCGAACTGCGGACAGGAGGCTCGCTACGACTCCACGCTGCAGGCCCCCAAGTGCGGCACGGTGGGCAACAGCTGCTTCTCCGGGGTCCTCGTCGACGGCCGGGGGACTGTGGAGTTCCGGTGGCCCAACACCCTCAACCGGTCGTGCGCCACCGAGAGCGGTGACTCCTACCACGTGGGTCTCTCGATCGACTCCTTGAAGGTCTACACCGCGGACGGGACCAGCTTCGCGGACGGGAAGACCGTGACGATCGAGGCGAAGGTCTGGGCCAACTCGTCCGCCAAGCTCAACCTCTTCAAGGCCGCGGACGCCGCCAACCCTTCCTGGCAGCTCATCACCACGCTCTCGCCCATCGGTACCACCAACACCACCCAAGTCTTCCGGACGACGTATGCGCTGCCTAGCGGGAGCCTCCAGGCCATTCGCGCCAGCCTCCGGTACGGTACGGATACCCTCCCGTGCACCACCTACGACTACGACGACCACGACGATCTCGTCTTCGCCGTCCAGTCGGTCCCTGACACCACGCCCCCCGCCACCGCCATCACCGCTCCCGCCGCGGGCGCGACGGTGAGCGGGAGCGTCACGCTGAGCGCCTCGGCCAGCGACGCTCGCGGCGTCACCAAGGTCGAGTTCTATGTGGGGGCGCGGCTCGCTGGCACGGACACCAGCGCGCCCTTCTCTCTCTCGTGGAACACCCTGACGGACGGCAACGGAAGCCATACGCTCACCAGCAAGGCCTACGATGCGGCGGGGAATGTGGGGACCTCTTCGGGGGTCACGGTTACCGTGAGCAACGATCTCACCCCGCCGTCGGTGTCGATCACCGCCCCCACCGCGGGCACGACGGTGAGCGGGACGGTCTCTCTCCAGGCTTCGGCCAGCGACGATCGCGGCGTCGTTCGGGTCGAGCTCTATCAAGGCACCACCTTGATCGGCACGGACACGGCCGCTCCGTACAGCCTCAGTTGGAACAGCCGGACGGTGGCCAATGGCATCCGGAGCCTGACCGCCAAGGCCTATGACGCGGCTGGGAATGTGGGGACCTCCGCCGCGGTCACGGTGCTCGTGGACAACGACGTCACCTCGCCCACGGTGTCCATCACCTCCCCCACGAGCGGCGCCACGGTGGCGGGAACCGTCACGATCACCGCCACGGCCAGCGACGACCGGGGCGTTCAGAAAGTGGACTTCTACCGGGGGAGCACCCTGCTCGGGACGGATACGTCTGCCCCCTACGGCATCGATTGGAACACGCTCCAGGGGGGCAATGGGACGTACTCCCTGACGGCGACGGTCTCCGATCTGGCCGGGAACGTGGGCACGGCCACCCTGAGCGTGACCGTCAACAACCCCGGCGGGGCGAGCTACGATCCGGTGCTCAAGGCTCCCAAGTGCGGAGCCACCGGGGCGAGGTGTGACTCGGGGGCGCTCCTGAGCGGCCGCGCGAACCTTGGCCCGGAGACCAACGCGCCCAACACCCTCCAGGGCTCCTGTGCGGACGGCACCACAGGGAGCTACCACGGGGACGAGTCCCTCGACCAAATCGCCATCTACACGCTGGACGGGACGCCCTTCGCTCCCGGCAAGACCGTGCAGATCGACGTCACCGTTTGGGCCTACACCGCCGGCGGCTCGGACAAGCTGGACCTGTACTACGCGAGCGATGCCACCAACCCCGTCTGGACCTACCTGACGACGTTGACGCCGACGGCCACCGGCTCCCGGGTGCTCTCAGCGACGTACGTCCTCCCCTCGGGGACCTTGCAAGCGGTCCGGGGGAACTTCCGGTACGGAGGCAGCGCCGGAACGTGCACGACCGGCTCGTACGACGACCGGGATGACTTGGTGTTCGCGGTCCAATGA
- a CDS encoding class I SAM-dependent methyltransferase, which translates to MNPPDGAPASAASPQPQDEASVQDVSARLRSLEVRFREFEKAFGPELVTDTALLGWTRDFETLVTLMEEGRANIAQLGPHAARVDNIRLNGRQAIAKLIQTTPWLTAETHGEMQAIVDRLPAYRQVGPYRFSSDWMSKCEPDWRRVLAPLMGRPEVRALEIGSYEGRSAIWLLENVLTHETSRMVCVDLFAAPYGQVFDENLAASGASQRVEKLVGLSGSALRRLPPEPTFDLIYIDGSHKAFDVLEDAVLSWRLLRPGGVMIFDDYEMAAHHVPSNKLDRPDIGIDAFLSAAATQSEVVLKAFQVIVRKKELTSQP; encoded by the coding sequence ATGAATCCACCAGATGGAGCCCCCGCCTCAGCCGCAAGTCCGCAGCCCCAGGACGAGGCCAGTGTTCAGGATGTCTCCGCCAGGCTCCGCTCGCTGGAGGTTCGCTTCCGCGAGTTCGAGAAGGCCTTTGGGCCCGAGCTCGTCACGGATACAGCGTTGCTGGGTTGGACTCGCGATTTCGAGACCCTGGTGACCCTGATGGAGGAAGGCCGGGCCAACATTGCGCAGTTGGGGCCGCATGCGGCCAGGGTGGACAACATCCGGCTCAACGGGCGTCAGGCCATCGCCAAGCTCATCCAGACGACTCCTTGGCTCACCGCGGAGACCCACGGCGAGATGCAGGCCATTGTGGATCGGCTCCCTGCCTACCGTCAGGTGGGCCCGTACCGCTTTTCGTCCGATTGGATGTCGAAGTGCGAGCCCGACTGGCGCCGCGTCCTCGCGCCCCTCATGGGCCGCCCGGAGGTGCGAGCGCTGGAGATCGGCTCCTACGAAGGCCGCTCCGCCATCTGGCTGCTCGAGAATGTGCTCACCCATGAGACCAGCCGCATGGTCTGCGTGGACCTGTTCGCCGCGCCTTATGGCCAGGTGTTCGACGAGAACCTCGCCGCCAGCGGCGCTTCCCAACGCGTGGAGAAGCTCGTGGGCCTCTCGGGGAGCGCGCTGCGCCGCCTCCCCCCAGAGCCCACCTTCGACCTCATCTACATTGATGGCTCTCACAAGGCCTTCGATGTGCTCGAGGACGCGGTGCTGAGCTGGCGGCTGCTGCGGCCAGGCGGCGTGATGATCTTCGATGACTACGAGATGGCGGCCCACCACGTCCCGAGCAACAAGCTCGACCGGCCTGACATTGGGATCGACGCGTTCCTGAGCGCCGCCGCGACTCAGTCCGAGGTCGTCCTCAAGGCCTTCCAGGTCATCGTCCGCAAGAAGGAACTGACCTCACAGCCGTAA
- the purK gene encoding 5-(carboxyamino)imidazole ribonucleotide synthase yields the protein MKTVLPGGTIGILGGGQLGRMMALSARTLGFQVQALDPDPACPARWVVDQCYTADFGDTRAAAQLARACDVVTLEIEKIPLASLRAAAEQAPLRPSAAVLEMVQHRGRQKAWLAKQGFPLGPWQELNGAAELGTAVAALGGKCFVKSCEGGYDGRGQVVVKAATEAGQAWKDLGESAVVAEATLDLESELSVLVARSPKGETVVYPPAYNHHEERILAWSLLPGPVPPQVAAKAAEIARDMANALQVEGLLVVEMFLLKDGRLLVNELAPRPHNSFHATEVACLTSQFEQAVRAVCNLPLGSVEVVRPAAIVNLLGDLWLTEGGPRFEQVLAMPGVRLHLYGKRDARKGRKMGHLSAVGTTPEEALARVKAASRALGM from the coding sequence ATGAAGACGGTTCTGCCGGGTGGGACGATTGGGATTCTGGGGGGCGGGCAGCTCGGGCGGATGATGGCGCTGTCGGCGCGCACGCTGGGGTTCCAGGTGCAGGCGCTGGATCCGGATCCAGCGTGCCCGGCGCGCTGGGTGGTGGACCAGTGCTACACGGCAGACTTCGGGGACACGCGGGCGGCGGCGCAGCTGGCGCGGGCGTGTGATGTGGTGACGCTGGAGATCGAGAAGATTCCCCTGGCGTCGCTTCGTGCGGCGGCGGAGCAAGCGCCGCTGCGGCCCTCGGCGGCGGTGCTGGAGATGGTGCAGCACCGTGGACGGCAGAAGGCATGGCTGGCGAAGCAGGGCTTCCCGCTGGGACCGTGGCAGGAGCTGAACGGCGCTGCGGAACTGGGCACGGCGGTGGCGGCACTAGGAGGCAAGTGCTTCGTGAAGTCCTGCGAGGGCGGCTACGACGGGCGCGGGCAGGTGGTGGTGAAGGCCGCGACGGAGGCAGGGCAAGCGTGGAAGGACTTGGGCGAGAGCGCGGTGGTGGCCGAGGCCACGCTGGACCTGGAATCCGAGCTGTCCGTGCTGGTGGCGCGAAGCCCGAAGGGCGAGACGGTGGTGTACCCACCGGCCTACAACCACCACGAGGAGCGGATCCTCGCGTGGTCACTGTTGCCGGGGCCGGTGCCGCCGCAAGTGGCGGCGAAGGCGGCGGAGATCGCGCGGGACATGGCGAACGCGCTCCAGGTCGAAGGGCTGCTGGTGGTGGAGATGTTCCTGCTGAAGGACGGGCGGCTGCTGGTGAACGAGCTGGCGCCGCGTCCGCACAACAGCTTCCACGCGACGGAGGTGGCCTGCCTCACGAGCCAGTTCGAGCAGGCGGTGCGAGCGGTGTGCAACCTGCCCTTGGGCTCGGTGGAGGTGGTGCGGCCGGCAGCCATCGTGAACCTGCTGGGAGACCTGTGGCTGACCGAGGGCGGCCCGCGCTTCGAACAAGTGCTGGCGATGCCGGGGGTGCGGCTGCACCTGTACGGCAAGCGGGATGCACGCAAAGGCCGGAAGATGGGGCACCTGTCGGCGGTGGGGACGACTCCCGAGGAGGCGCTGGCGCGGGTGAAGGCGGCTTCTCGAGCGCTGGGGATGTGA
- a CDS encoding vWA domain-containing protein, which yields MNKTSTFLALAGTLALVALVLGMPRAVSPTPPAPPQPHIATPVPPTPPPPPTPPAQASNGSLTMTSRLSHPYITLGSSDEFVTVDVTGAEVPGSQRSPVNLALVIDRSGSMSGYKLAQAKQAARQLVNLLRDEDRLSIVHYGSDVKALPSMAATSSNRARMLQYIEGIWDEGGTNISAGLTTGQNQVNTARREYKVNRIILISDGQPTEGVTDEQSLKQVVKNIRAQGVTVSSIGVGTDFNEDLMQAFAEYGAGAYGFLEDAGKLAGIFQKDLQQAATLVARNVELSFELPDGVLLGEVLGYQAHQAGRTVRVAMPDFSAGQTERVVARLKVTGSAVGQAVNVTGLKLTYTDLLKDGTVESTASLSAMVTDRMEEVAAKQDKDATVYAVRARSAANLQKAAEALKVGRRDEARQLIQLNQEMFNEAASVAGAPAVAADMAEQKAAYDEYEQAQSSEEVNAAVKRSKSKALKDFGRMGSTY from the coding sequence TGTCCCCCACCCCGCCGGCCCCGCCCCAGCCGCACATCGCCACCCCCGTTCCGCCGACGCCCCCTCCTCCGCCTACACCTCCGGCACAGGCGTCGAACGGCTCTCTGACGATGACGAGCCGGCTGTCGCACCCCTACATCACCCTGGGCAGCTCGGATGAGTTCGTCACGGTGGACGTGACGGGGGCCGAGGTCCCGGGCTCGCAGCGCAGCCCGGTGAACCTGGCGCTGGTGATTGACCGGTCCGGCTCCATGAGCGGCTACAAGCTGGCGCAGGCGAAGCAGGCGGCGCGTCAACTGGTGAACCTTTTGAGGGACGAGGACCGGCTGTCCATCGTCCACTACGGCTCGGACGTGAAGGCGCTGCCGAGCATGGCGGCCACGTCCTCGAATCGGGCGCGGATGCTCCAGTACATCGAGGGCATCTGGGACGAGGGCGGCACCAACATCAGCGCGGGCCTGACGACGGGACAGAACCAGGTGAACACCGCGCGCCGTGAGTACAAGGTGAACCGCATCATCCTCATCAGCGACGGGCAGCCCACCGAGGGCGTCACGGATGAGCAGAGCCTGAAGCAGGTGGTGAAGAACATCCGCGCGCAGGGGGTGACGGTGAGCTCCATTGGTGTGGGCACGGACTTCAACGAGGACCTGATGCAGGCGTTCGCCGAGTACGGCGCGGGGGCGTACGGCTTCCTGGAGGACGCGGGCAAGCTGGCGGGCATCTTCCAAAAGGACTTGCAGCAGGCGGCCACGCTGGTGGCGCGCAACGTGGAGCTGTCCTTCGAGCTGCCGGACGGCGTCCTCTTGGGCGAGGTGCTGGGCTACCAGGCGCACCAGGCCGGGCGCACGGTGCGCGTGGCGATGCCGGACTTCTCCGCGGGCCAGACGGAGCGCGTGGTGGCGCGGCTGAAGGTGACGGGCTCGGCGGTGGGTCAGGCGGTGAACGTTACGGGGCTGAAGCTGACGTACACGGACCTGCTGAAGGACGGGACGGTGGAGAGCACGGCGAGCCTGTCGGCGATGGTGACGGACCGGATGGAGGAGGTGGCGGCGAAGCAGGACAAGGACGCCACGGTGTACGCGGTGCGGGCGCGCAGCGCGGCCAACCTCCAGAAGGCAGCCGAGGCCCTGAAGGTGGGCCGCCGGGACGAGGCGCGGCAGCTCATCCAGCTGAACCAGGAGATGTTCAACGAGGCAGCCTCGGTGGCGGGCGCTCCGGCGGTGGCCGCGGACATGGCCGAGCAGAAGGCGGCCTACGACGAGTACGAGCAGGCCCAGAGCAGCGAAGAGGTGAACGCGGCGGTGAAGCGCTCGAAGTCCAAGGCGCTCAAGGACTTTGGGCGCATGGGCTCGACGTACTGA
- a CDS encoding zinc-binding dehydrogenase: MTTSALPETMRALCLTAYDGRPESLRVTEMPVPKPGPGQVLVRVAAAPINPSDLMFVRGLYGVKKPLPAVPGFEGSGTVVAAGSLAGRILVGRRVGCIPTPGTDGTWAEYVVVPLGQCLPLLPRISDEQGASFFVNPFSAWALMELARRGKHQALVQSAAASTLGRMVQKLARKEKLPLVNVVRRAEQEEMLRKLGAEHVFNSSEPEFEERLRLRCQELGVSLAFDSVAGPMTGQLARALVDGGTVIVVGGLSEQECRIRPSEFIFHQKKLEGFWLADFFKGGFGKDRVRALVDVPLLLGKEFETQVRAKLPLDSASEALRMANSDMTAGKVFFTPGAAMRHEDSGSR, from the coding sequence ATGACGACCTCCGCCCTCCCCGAGACGATGCGAGCGCTGTGCCTCACGGCCTACGACGGCCGGCCCGAGTCGCTGCGAGTGACGGAGATGCCGGTGCCGAAGCCCGGTCCGGGGCAGGTGTTGGTCCGGGTGGCGGCGGCGCCCATCAACCCGTCGGATCTGATGTTCGTCAGAGGACTCTACGGGGTGAAGAAGCCGCTGCCGGCGGTGCCGGGCTTCGAGGGCAGCGGGACGGTGGTGGCGGCGGGGAGCCTGGCGGGGCGAATCCTGGTGGGGAGGCGGGTGGGGTGCATTCCTACTCCGGGCACGGACGGAACGTGGGCCGAGTACGTGGTGGTGCCGCTGGGGCAATGCCTGCCGCTGCTGCCGCGCATCAGCGATGAGCAGGGCGCGAGCTTCTTCGTGAACCCGTTCTCGGCCTGGGCGCTGATGGAGCTGGCGCGGCGGGGCAAGCACCAGGCGCTGGTGCAGAGCGCGGCGGCGAGCACGCTGGGGCGGATGGTGCAGAAGCTGGCGCGCAAGGAGAAGCTTCCGCTGGTGAACGTGGTGCGCCGGGCCGAGCAGGAGGAGATGCTGCGCAAGCTTGGCGCGGAGCACGTGTTCAACAGCAGCGAGCCCGAGTTCGAGGAGCGGCTGCGGCTCCGGTGTCAGGAACTGGGTGTGTCGCTGGCGTTCGACTCGGTGGCGGGGCCGATGACGGGGCAGCTGGCGCGAGCACTGGTGGACGGGGGCACGGTGATCGTCGTCGGAGGACTTTCCGAGCAGGAGTGTCGCATCCGTCCGAGCGAGTTCATCTTTCACCAGAAGAAGCTCGAGGGCTTCTGGCTCGCGGACTTCTTCAAGGGTGGCTTCGGCAAGGATCGGGTCCGGGCGCTGGTGGACGTGCCGCTCTTGCTGGGCAAGGAGTTCGAGACGCAGGTGCGCGCGAAGCTGCCACTGGACTCGGCGTCAGAGGCGCTGCGTATGGCCAATTCGGACATGACGGCGGGCAAGGTGTTCTTCACGCCCGGAGCCGCTATGAGGCACGAAGACAGCGGCTCAAGATGA
- a CDS encoding DNA-processing protein DprA has protein sequence MGSRAADVAALQFTQRLAQRCARAGLVTISGGAKGVDREAMTAALAAGGHVLGVLPGDLERAALEKTFRKALEDERMTLLSPYDPGARFTVWSAMDRNKDVYALSDFGVVVSSDFDKGGTWAGALENLQARWVPLFVRAGPGTLEGNPRLVERGGIPLNLEDLEGASDWGTWLRRKSTVAGEAPSFPPEQSDLPI, from the coding sequence GTGGGTTCGCGAGCTGCAGACGTCGCAGCGCTTCAGTTCACCCAACGGCTCGCGCAGCGCTGCGCCAGGGCTGGACTGGTGACGATCTCGGGGGGCGCAAAGGGGGTGGACCGGGAGGCGATGACAGCGGCGCTCGCCGCAGGGGGACACGTGCTCGGCGTCCTCCCAGGAGATCTGGAGCGCGCGGCGCTGGAGAAGACCTTCCGGAAGGCGCTGGAAGACGAGCGAATGACGCTGCTATCGCCATACGATCCTGGTGCGCGCTTCACGGTCTGGAGCGCCATGGATCGCAACAAGGACGTCTACGCGCTCAGCGACTTCGGCGTGGTTGTGAGCTCGGACTTTGACAAGGGCGGAACATGGGCGGGGGCGCTGGAGAACCTCCAGGCGCGCTGGGTGCCACTCTTCGTCCGAGCCGGGCCAGGGACGTTGGAGGGAAATCCCCGCCTCGTTGAGCGTGGCGGCATACCGCTCAACTTGGAGGACCTGGAGGGAGCATCGGATTGGGGCACATGGCTCCGCCGTAAGTCCACGGTGGCGGGCGAAGCCCCCTCTTTCCCGCCTGAGCAGTCCGATTTACCCATCTGA
- the purE gene encoding 5-(carboxyamino)imidazole ribonucleotide mutase has translation MASADTPWVGVIMGGKSDLEYLRPAIDILTELGIPHEVRVVSAHRTPDWMMEYASTAEARGLSVIIAAAGGAAHLPGMVASKTLLPVLGVPMPTTLLAGLDALMSIVQMPKGVPVGTQAIGKPGAANAALHAASILALKYPELRARLAAWRQARTDEVLRDRVLS, from the coding sequence ATGGCGAGCGCGGACACCCCATGGGTTGGGGTCATCATGGGCGGCAAGAGCGACCTCGAGTACCTGCGCCCGGCAATCGACATCCTCACGGAGCTGGGGATTCCGCACGAGGTGCGGGTGGTGTCGGCGCACCGCACGCCGGACTGGATGATGGAGTACGCGTCCACGGCGGAGGCCCGAGGGCTGTCAGTCATCATCGCGGCGGCGGGAGGGGCAGCCCACCTACCCGGCATGGTGGCGAGCAAGACGCTGCTGCCGGTGCTGGGGGTGCCGATGCCCACCACGCTGCTGGCGGGATTGGATGCGCTGATGTCCATCGTGCAGATGCCCAAGGGCGTGCCGGTGGGGACGCAGGCGATTGGCAAGCCGGGGGCAGCGAACGCGGCACTGCATGCGGCGTCGATCCTGGCCCTCAAGTATCCGGAGCTTCGGGCGCGGCTGGCGGCGTGGCGGCAGGCGCGTACCGACGAGGTGCTCCGGGATCGGGTGCTCTCATGA